Proteins encoded within one genomic window of Citricoccus muralis:
- a CDS encoding winged helix-turn-helix transcriptional regulator translates to MTFDPDAEAEAEDFAPDVFSSACTSRTALQHLTGRWGSLIMVALKLSGEPMRFGEIRRRIDGVSERMLSQTLGQLERDGMVVRTVHSTIPPNVDYGLTPLGVKVAVPLAELTAVVEAELPQVIAAQQEYDATAPQR, encoded by the coding sequence ATGACGTTCGATCCAGATGCCGAAGCAGAAGCGGAAGACTTCGCGCCCGATGTCTTCTCGAGTGCCTGCACTTCCCGCACCGCCTTGCAGCACCTCACCGGTCGCTGGGGATCGCTGATCATGGTGGCGCTGAAGCTCAGCGGCGAACCCATGCGGTTCGGGGAGATTCGGCGCCGGATCGATGGTGTCAGCGAACGAATGCTCTCTCAGACCCTCGGTCAGTTGGAACGCGACGGGATGGTGGTCCGCACCGTGCACAGCACCATTCCCCCGAACGTGGACTACGGTCTGACGCCGCTGGGCGTGAAAGTTGCGGTGCCGCTGGCGGAGCTCACCGCCGTCGTCGAGGCCGAATTGCCCCAGGTGATCGCCGCGCAGCAGGAGTATGACGCTACTGCCCCGCAGAGGTGA
- a CDS encoding SDR family oxidoreductase produces the protein MRIAVTGATGHLGGLIIESLLQRGVAASDLVAVVRSAEKAQPLSDQGIALGVASYEDEAALTAALSGVDRLVLVSGSEVGQRVAQHTNIINAAKAAHVSFIAYTSLLNLDTSELGLAPEHAATEQLLADSGIDHTRLRNGWYWENYASALASGEATGKFFGAAGSAKVSGAARRDYAEAAAVVVTGENHAGKVYELAGAPALTYPEIAAAVGEVLGKEVTYENQTVAEYQATLEGFGLPSEVAAMFASMDPIIEQGALYSESTDLQDLIGRPSTSAAEALKA, from the coding sequence ATGCGCATTGCCGTCACCGGAGCCACCGGCCACCTGGGTGGTCTCATCATCGAATCACTGCTGCAGCGCGGTGTGGCCGCGAGCGACCTGGTCGCCGTCGTCCGCTCTGCTGAGAAAGCGCAGCCCCTCTCTGATCAGGGGATTGCTCTTGGCGTAGCTTCCTACGAAGACGAAGCAGCCCTCACCGCCGCCCTGTCCGGCGTGGATCGCCTCGTCTTGGTGTCAGGCAGCGAGGTGGGTCAGCGCGTAGCTCAGCACACCAACATCATCAACGCTGCGAAGGCTGCTCACGTTTCCTTCATTGCCTACACGAGCCTGCTCAACCTGGACACCTCGGAGCTCGGCCTGGCGCCGGAGCACGCCGCCACCGAACAGCTGCTGGCCGACAGCGGCATCGACCACACGCGGCTGCGCAACGGCTGGTACTGGGAGAACTACGCCTCCGCTCTGGCTTCGGGCGAGGCTACCGGTAAGTTCTTCGGCGCCGCCGGCTCGGCGAAGGTGTCCGGGGCCGCGCGCCGCGACTATGCCGAGGCGGCTGCCGTCGTCGTCACCGGTGAAAATCACGCCGGCAAGGTCTACGAGCTGGCCGGTGCGCCCGCGCTCACCTACCCGGAAATCGCCGCTGCTGTGGGCGAGGTTCTGGGCAAGGAAGTGACCTACGAAAACCAGACCGTGGCCGAGTACCAGGCCACCCTGGAAGGCTTCGGCCTGCCGTCCGAGGTCGCTGCCATGTTTGCGAGCATGGACCCGATCATCGAGCAGGGGGCGCTGTACTCCGAGAGCACGGATCTGCAGGACCTCATCGGTCGGCCCTCGACCTCTGCCGCCGAGGCGCTAAAGGCCTGA
- a CDS encoding CCA tRNA nucleotidyltransferase produces MTEPHADSVAPERAPSASLPTGFPDDAVLPDVALELGGLFAEAGYELSLVGGPVRDLFLGRGVVDLDFTTNALPEQTQTVVAEWADAVWDIGARFGTIGFKKGEWQLEVTTYRAEQYDPESRKPVVAFGTELNDDLFRRDFTVNAMALRLPDLELVDPFGGMRDLAAGMLRTPGAPEDSFSDDPLRMMRAARFAAQLGFAVNDTVVQAMIAMAQRIDIISAERVREELVKLILADQPRAGIDLLVRTGLADQVLPEVPALQLETDEHHRHKDVYNHSLTVLEQALDHEADYVEAPDFVLRFAALMHDVGKPATRRFERSGAVSFRHHDVVGAKLVRKRMRALKFDNDTIKAVATLVELHMRFYGYGDAGWSDSAVRRYVTDAGDQLQRLHALTRSDVTTRNRRKAERLAHAYDDLEQRIAELLEREELDAIRPDLDGKQVMELLGISPGPLVGRAYKHLLEWRLDDGPHDEETAKAEVLRWWAEQPEHPSASKSSDSDD; encoded by the coding sequence ATGACTGAACCCCATGCTGACTCCGTCGCGCCCGAACGCGCCCCCTCGGCGAGCCTGCCGACCGGTTTCCCTGATGATGCCGTGCTACCTGACGTTGCCCTAGAACTGGGCGGGCTTTTTGCCGAAGCCGGCTACGAGCTGTCGCTGGTGGGCGGGCCGGTGCGCGATCTTTTCTTGGGTCGGGGCGTGGTGGATTTAGACTTCACCACTAATGCGCTACCGGAGCAGACCCAGACCGTGGTGGCCGAATGGGCCGATGCGGTGTGGGACATCGGGGCCCGGTTTGGGACCATCGGGTTCAAGAAGGGCGAGTGGCAGCTGGAGGTCACCACCTATCGTGCGGAGCAGTACGATCCCGAATCGCGGAAACCCGTGGTGGCTTTCGGTACCGAACTGAACGATGACCTGTTCCGGCGTGACTTCACCGTGAACGCGATGGCGTTGCGGTTGCCCGACCTGGAGCTGGTGGATCCGTTCGGCGGGATGCGCGACCTTGCCGCTGGGATGTTGCGCACGCCAGGGGCACCGGAGGATTCCTTTTCCGATGACCCGCTACGGATGATGCGGGCGGCACGCTTCGCTGCCCAGCTCGGATTCGCCGTGAACGACACGGTGGTTCAGGCGATGATCGCGATGGCTCAGCGGATCGACATTATTTCGGCGGAGCGGGTGCGCGAGGAGCTGGTGAAGTTGATCCTGGCGGATCAGCCGCGGGCGGGAATCGACCTGCTGGTGCGCACTGGACTGGCTGATCAGGTGCTACCCGAGGTGCCGGCGCTGCAGTTGGAAACCGACGAGCACCACCGACACAAAGACGTGTACAACCACTCACTGACGGTGCTCGAGCAGGCGTTGGACCATGAGGCCGACTATGTGGAGGCCCCGGATTTCGTGTTGCGTTTTGCAGCGTTGATGCATGACGTGGGCAAGCCGGCGACGCGACGCTTCGAGCGTTCGGGCGCGGTGAGTTTCCGGCACCACGACGTCGTGGGAGCCAAGCTCGTGCGGAAGCGCATGCGGGCGCTCAAGTTCGACAACGACACCATCAAGGCGGTGGCCACCCTGGTGGAACTGCACATGCGGTTCTACGGGTATGGCGACGCCGGTTGGTCGGATTCGGCGGTGCGTCGCTACGTGACCGATGCTGGCGACCAGCTGCAACGGCTACACGCCCTGACCCGCTCTGACGTGACCACCCGGAATCGGCGTAAAGCGGAGCGACTGGCCCATGCTTACGACGACCTGGAACAGCGGATTGCCGAGCTGCTCGAGCGCGAAGAGTTGGATGCGATTCGGCCGGACCTCGACGGCAAGCAGGTCATGGAGCTGCTCGGCATCTCGCCGGGACCCTTGGTCGGGCGAGCGTACAAGCACCTGTTGGAGTGGCGGCTCGACGATGGCCCGCATGATGAAGAGACCGCGAAGGCCGAGGTGCTGCGGTGGTGGGCCGAACAGCCCGAGCATCCCAGTGCTTCCAAGTCGTCCGACTCGGATGACTGA